From the genome of Nicotiana sylvestris chromosome 1, ASM39365v2, whole genome shotgun sequence:
CcagctttaggcctaattttggacctagcccacaattgccaagcccataactCCTAGGCCCacaccccttaacctaaaaaccctacccaaaaaccctagactctacactataaaaaCAAGCCTAAAAGACTAAACAAAGAACGAAAAAAGGGCTGGGGAAGGAACGCAGCTGCGCATGAAATAAAGAAACGAAGAGAGAAGCTAGGAAAGAACGCAGCTGAAGGCTgcgcaaaaacaaaacaaaaaacgaAAGAGGAGCTGGGAAAATCTGCGTGAAAACAAACAACCCCACCCCCCGCACATCATCTTCCCCGTCGCACCCCACCTCCAAACGCCGACCAAGCTGCACAACACAAAGACAACACCCCTTCACGTCGTCATCTTCTTCGACGGACGTCGAGAACCAGCCATCTTCTCTACACACGCCCACAGCCATATACAGAAAAGAGAGTGGTTGCTCACCCAGAAATCTCTCGTTGTCTCTTGGAATCGCCGACGACCAGCTACGACCACAACGACCTCATCCCTTGCTTTTCCCACTTTGTTTCACTGCTGAACGCTCCAGCAACAGATCCGGCTAGATGTTACATCTTTCGGGGATTTTTCATTAAAACCGACGTAGTTTCATCTGAGTCGAGCTTTCCGGTTTGAGGTTTCGTCGATAGTTTGTTCTGCTTGTTCATCGGGTAAGAACCTTAGTTCCTTTAATCTTCAATTAAAATGCTTCAAGCTTGTTGAATATTCAGGTTCATGTTTTGTGTTGAtttatcttttattctttcaatAGACCTCAAAGTCagttgttataaattggatttaCGTTTATGTGGTAAATGAGACTTGTTATCGTCGCTTTTCTGATTTGAGAAATGAAACATATACAGTTTCGAAATTTCGCTTCTGCTTGTGAGAACTTTGATATATGTTATACCGGGAGATTTTCAAGTTTGTTGCGAGCCGTTGTGTGTTAAAATTGCTACTTGCTAAATGTCACGGCATACTTGAGCAGACATCCATTTACTGCGGCTGCATTAGCAGTTATCCACACTCGGTTCAAATTTATTATCGTGTATGTTGCTTTATTGATTGATATAAGAAATGATAAGTGTAGTTCTCCTTAGCTTGTAGAGAGTTTGTTTGAGTTTATCGACTGAGTTTCAAGTTTGTAATTACATTTGGTTTAACATTCCTGTTGAGATCGAGTCCTGTTACAGCGCATGCTCGCTGAATCCGTTGGATCCGTTTGTTTTCTTTGGGGTTGCTGAACTCCGTTCGATTCGAACGTCTTCACCTGAAAGGTCACACTTCAAACTTTACTTTTCCTCTGACCTTCAGATTTTGTGTCATGAATGTTGATATTGTTTGTTTGATTTCTCCTGCTGATACGCTCATGCTCATTATTTCGGAATTGGTATATCAAATGGGTATTTTAAGATTGTATGGTTGTTTGTCTTTTCTTTTATGGAGTACTGTGAGAAGTTGGTTCATTAATTTCATACAGGTATTTGATCCTTGGTCTTTTCATTATTAGCATAATATTGGATTAGTGAAAGTTATTAATGGATTAATAAGAGGGTTGGTTCGCTGATTAGTTTATCTTGATTTGGTTGGTGATTTTGTACATTAATGTAAAAGAAATATTTGGGCCATAAGGTTTATAGGAGGAATCAATTTACTCTGGACCATTTGAGAAGTCAAGCAATTATTTAGGCTACTTAGTACTTGGCCCAGTGATTAAAGAAGGTCCAAACTGCCTTCCTTTTAAAATGAATTCGGCATTATATTTGATTAAGAGTCAATTTCATAGACATTTGGTTGAACCTTACTTCTTTGAACATCGGTCAAGAcatggccctcacattaatattAACTCAGTATAGAAAACACCTTTAAACATCCGTATTTTCTTTAGGTGCATTTTAAATAattcatcatagctacgggtacggttcccgtgacgtagctGTGGTACCtaattcctaaactcgggtgtgcattgatgcgacccaaatctaaatctcgacgaagtcgaaatatgtagataactacgggtgcattgattgcgacgtggttcgaaacgcgttttcatgacgtcgcaattctttaaaaataatgataaaaagcggttcaaaattaataaaaggcacataagctagcatgtattaaaatcagataaaattaaatacaacagttaagcgaccgtgctagaaccacggagctcgggaatgcctaacaccttctcccgggttaacagaattccttactcggatttctggttcgcggactattaacagagtcataaatttcctcggttcgggatccaaccggtgacttgggacaccattaatctcccaagtggcgactctgaatgatTAATAATCAAATCTCGTtgcgattgttctttaattggaaaaactcctttacgcccttcttCCGGGGGgtggtagtgaaaaaggaggtgtgacaagatggtattgacttcatgtcacaaatatctgtatgaattaagtctaaaggatttgaattccttttaactgaattataaggatgtttaacatacttagattccacacatatttgacattttgatttgtcgcattcaaacttaggcaatacttccaaattaatccTTTTCCGTAAGATTTTATAATTGATATGTCCCAAACGTATATGCcaatttgactcaagtaagtaagaagaagctgatattttattattttcaacgACCATTACATTCAGTTTGTAAAGGCTTTCAGTGAGGTAAtcttttcctacaaacatctcattcttacttattacaaccttatcagATACAAAACACACTTAAACCCCTTCTTAACTAGAAATCCAGCatagactaagttcttcctaatctcgaAAATATGAAGAACGTTGTTCAGAGTCACCACCTTGCTATAAGTCATTTTTAGAAATATCTTGACATATCCTTCAATTTTGGCCGTTGCAGAATTTCCCATAGAAAGTGTCTCTTCGGGTCCAACAGGAGCATATGGAGAAAATATTTCTttaacagcacaaacatggcgagtggctccagaatcaatccaccactccttaggatttccCACCAGGTTGCATTTAGAAAGCATAGCACACAAGTCATTAACATCTTCGtacttttcaaccatgtttgcttgacccttcttcttgtctttctttggaGCACGACAATTTGTAGATTTGTGTCTAGCTTTCCCATAGTTGTAGCAATTTTCATTGAATCACTTCTTTCTTGGGTTGCTTTtcggtccagaagccttcttcctctttctattattttgaggagcatcctcaacaacgtttgctctcattattgttgagtttccacggcctttcttttcagcagctttgttgtcctcttcgattctcaaccgaacaattAGATCTTCAAGCGACATCTCCTTGCATTTGTGTTTCAAGTAgcttttgaagtccttccacaaaggaggcaacttctcaatcatcgcttcaacttggaatgcttcattgatgacatgactttcaatgaaaattctgttagtaaaaacaatataattaaaactttcaacatcagtattaaATTGAcatataccttcagcaaggagatcatTAATAATCACTTgtaattcctggacttgggtaataacagacttgctatctaccattttgtagtccaaaaatttagCGGCAACGAATTTCTTTAACCCGACATCTTCCGTTTTGTATTTCCTTTCAAGAGCAATCCACAATTCTTTTGGCATCTCCACATTACTGTAAACGTTATACAGATcatcctccagtccgctaagaatgtAATTCTTGCATAGaaaatcagaatgcttccacgcctcagtCACGAGAAAGCATTCATTGTTTGGAGTTTCATCGAGCAGAACATGAACATCTTCCTTAATGAACTTATGTAGACTTAAAGtcgtcaagtagaagaacatcttctgcttccaccgcttgaaatcaatcccggaAATTTTTCCAGATTTTTCTGCCGGTGCCAATGCTGGTGTTGTTCggcttgtcgatgcattggcagtAACCATAGGAACAGTCTGGTTCCCGTTGTCATTCGTCATTTCTGTAAAataatgacacaaacaaacatTAAAATCacatagattttaatctccaatggagtagaaaaccacaaagTTTGTAATCTCCAGAACAGTGAGTATAAgacaaatacaaaaaataattaagttccttaagcttgttagtaaactgtatttgtaaagtAATTCTGGAGAagataaaataacatataaacagAAATGTAAAAGAAGCAGAATTTAATCCCagtccactgaattcacagtaagaaacttaatcccctcctagtacccaaggttgtagattattttctcccaagatagaacgaattacacactggtgtagcggtacttcaaactctagtgtttcagcgaacataATGattggtagcaaatcacacttactgttgctttctttgtaGTTAAAACAATGTAGAAGAACGGAGGAGAATTCAGAATTTCATATGGGAAATCTGAGAGAATGGACTACTATTTATAGCTCCAACCTGTTGAGTTCAAACGAAGAGGTGTAACTCTTCAAAGGTCTATTACGTAAAATGGCCATAACGTAAATGGCCATTTACACAAATTAAAACGGGCAGATTTTTCGTTACAAAAAATGGGCGGGGCAGAGGAAACTTTATTTTCCTTTACAAAAAATGGACAgtttggatttaatattaattttcCGTTACAAAAAtggatatttaataatattacgttaatatttactattaacaaataaatttagtCCAAAAACTTAATCAATCAGTCGATCATTTGATCGAATCCGAATACGAAGCCTAAGCCGAGCGAGcaacgacgacggcgcgaggcttgcatCGATCATTTGACCGAAGCCGAAGCCTAGCCGAGCGATGAcaacgacggcgcgaggcttgccttcttcttaactctttaagacctagaagaagagcaattgtatatatacccatcaaaagtcttttcctcctccaatatgggacaatgtccctttgtcaaggagagaaactcaaatattttattttccttcCGTTTCttattcaccctcttttaagctaaAATAAGCTTAAAGTACTCAACAATTTGTTGATTAAACTCTTTTCTGAGCTGggagtctattggaaacagcctctttatCCTCACAATGTAGGAGTAAGGTCTTGTACACACTACCATCCCCAGACCCCACAGTGTGAGATAACATtaggtatgttattgttgttgttgattaaaTTCTTGTTAATACGAATTATAATTTTTGGTTGTTTTTCTACTTCTAGTTTTAACTTGTGAATTGTAATGGCAACCAATTCACCCTACTATCTACATTATGCTTGGAAAAATCGTGTGAATAGTGTAGAATTAGAAATGACTTATTTATAAGCTCGTGACTCGGAGAATGATTCCCGGTTAGGATAGGGATATACCTAACAGTCTCCTCAATAGAATGTTGTATTATATTCATTCATCATACATTCAATGCCATAGGGATATAGAATTGATATATTGTAGATATGGAGATAATACTGTGGTAGCATGCTATTGATACAAACAATCCAGTCAACTAGCAAAAATATCATGAATGAACTCAACAGTTTGTTGATTAAATTATTTTCTGAgctgagggtctattggaaacaagtTCTCTATAGGGGTAAGGTCTATGTACACACTACCATCCACAGACCCCACGGTGTGAGATaacactgggtatgttgttgttgattaAATTCTTGTTAATACGAATTATCATTTTTGGTTGTTTCTCTACTTCTAGTTTTAACTTGTGAATTGTTACGGCAACCAATTCACTCAATATTACGCTTGGAAAAATCGTGTTTAGATTAGCGTATAATTAGAAATGACTTATTTCTAAGCCCGTAGCTCGGAGAATGATTTCGCAGTTAGGATATGGATATACCTAATAGTCTCCTCAATAGAATGTTgtatttgttataaaataaaagcaatgcagtaaaatgtaaacaagaagagatagagagaatgaagaagtgttttcttctttcactttggtgtaatttttcattgcaattacatggccttttataggcataaaaagtaaagatgatggacataaaataggaaatttaatctttaagttattcacaacatgagcatccaatgtagcatccaatgtagtatccaatgtagtatccaaagtagtatccaatgtacaaactattcataacactcctccttggatgtccatgtaagataatgtgcctcattaaaaacttacaagaaaaaatattgggatgtacatagttatttataatatgcattgcttgctgccaaaaatattgggatgtacatagttatttataatatgcattgcttgctgcctcattaaaaaccttaccaggaaaacccagtgggacaaaaccttggttaaggaaaagagtgcagcgtgtagttactccccctgatgaaaaatcacttaatgtctcgaagacgacgcattccaatcttatatatcagcttttcaaatattgaggttggtaatgccttagtgaacagatcagccaaattatcacttgaacgaacttgttgtacatctatttcaccattcttctgaagatcatgagtgaaaaagaatttcggtgaaatgtgttttgttctatctcctttgatatatcctcctttcaattgagctatgcatgcagcattgtcttcatacaatattgttggaatattctctttcgaagaaagaccacatgtttgctgaatgtgttgagttatagatcttaaccaaacgcattctcgacttgcttcgtgaatggctattatctctgcatgatttgaagaagtagcaaccatagtttgttttgtcgaacgccatgatatggctgtacctccacttgtaaataaatagcctgtctgagatcgacctttgtgtggatcagacaaatatcctgcatctgcataaccaatcaatgatggcttggatttatttgaataaaataaacccatatcaatggtcccttggaggtatctgaatatatgtttaataccattccagtgtctttgtgttggcgaagtactaaatcttgccaataagcttactgagaaagctatatctggtcgggaattattggcaagatacattaatgccccaattgcactaagatatggtacttcggcaccaagaagctcttcatcattttcatgaggtcggaatggatctttctttatatcaagtgatctcacaaccatcggggtactcaatggatgtgctttatccatatagaatcgctttaaaatcttttcggtgtatgtcgattgatggacaaatattccatctttcatatactcaatttgtagaccaagacaaaattttgtctttccaagatctttcatttcaaattctttcttcaaacagtctactgtttttggaagctccccaggagttccaatgatatttaaatcatcaa
Proteins encoded in this window:
- the LOC138886495 gene encoding uncharacterized protein gives rise to the protein MTNDNGNQTVPMVTANASTSRTTPALAPAEKSGKISGIDFKRWKQKMFFYLTTLSLHKFIKEDVHVLLDETPNNECFLVTEAWKHSDFLCKNYILSGLEDDLYNVYSNVEMPKELWIALERKYKTEDVGLKKFVAAKFLDYKMVDSKSVITQVQELQVIINDLLAEGICQFNTDVESFNYIVFTNRIFIESHVINEAFQVEAMIEKLPPLWKDFKSYLKHKCKEMSLEDLIVRLRIEEDNKAAEKKGRGNSTIMRANVVEDAPQNNRKRKKASGPKSNPRKK